In Roseofilum reptotaenium CS-1145, a genomic segment contains:
- a CDS encoding TMEM254 family protein, with protein MMPVTLSSTAIQVIKIGATLLMSGAIALESYNLIHPFINASVPSLLFGLIIVARVAVIVHVLEAIAAAYLAHSHQQNPLKTAIYTFFVGTIGLWELSKARRE; from the coding sequence ATGATGCCTGTGACCCTTTCCTCGACTGCCATCCAAGTTATTAAAATTGGAGCAACCTTGCTCATGAGTGGGGCGATCGCCCTAGAATCCTATAATCTCATCCACCCCTTCATCAATGCATCCGTTCCCAGCCTACTGTTCGGGTTAATTATTGTAGCGCGAGTTGCTGTGATCGTTCATGTTTTAGAGGCGATCGCCGCCGCCTATTTAGCCCACTCTCACCAACAAAACCCCCTCAAAACCGCCATCTACACCTTTTTTGTTGGCACCATCGGGTTATGGGAGCTGTCAAAGGCAAGAAGGGAATAG
- a CDS encoding RNA-guided endonuclease InsQ/TnpB family protein, whose translation MRTAYQYRLRLTATQQATIDHWLELARRQYNYRLAERFNWYEQNRCDINACPLMCHLPELKERPGFYWQKRDLVNSKKLFPEYKDLPSHTLQDVIARVEKSFDRWLSGDSNGKRNGKPRFKGQGRYRSIAFPDPVKPEHLDGQFIHLPKIGKLKIILHRPIPEGFKIKTATITKKADGFYITLSLQDLSVPTLTPDIPTLDNTIGIDLGLKAFLVDDSGKEEPIPQYYRKAQKRLSRLQRSLSLKKKGSKRRRKAVKRVAKAHQKVANQRQDFHYKRAKKLLSKGKHIGHEALNIKGIARTRMAKSTHDAGWG comes from the coding sequence ATGCGAACCGCCTACCAGTACCGATTACGATTGACCGCAACGCAGCAAGCCACTATTGACCACTGGCTTGAACTAGCGCGTCGTCAATACAACTATCGGTTAGCAGAGCGGTTCAACTGGTACGAGCAAAATCGCTGTGACATAAACGCCTGTCCGTTGATGTGCCATCTACCGGAATTGAAAGAGCGTCCTGGTTTCTATTGGCAGAAACGGGATTTGGTTAACTCAAAAAAGCTTTTTCCAGAATATAAAGATCTGCCTTCTCACACGCTGCAAGATGTGATTGCGCGGGTAGAGAAATCGTTTGACCGATGGCTAAGTGGCGACAGTAACGGCAAACGAAACGGCAAACCCAGGTTCAAAGGACAAGGGCGCTATCGCTCGATTGCGTTTCCTGACCCCGTGAAACCAGAACACTTGGACGGGCAATTCATTCATCTTCCGAAGATTGGCAAGTTGAAAATAATTCTGCACCGTCCTATTCCTGAAGGTTTCAAGATCAAGACCGCGACGATAACCAAAAAAGCTGACGGGTTCTACATCACTCTGTCGTTGCAAGATTTATCTGTCCCTACGCTTACACCTGACATTCCAACTCTGGATAACACTATCGGAATTGACCTGGGACTGAAAGCGTTTTTGGTAGACGACTCAGGCAAAGAAGAGCCAATTCCTCAGTACTACCGAAAAGCTCAGAAACGTTTGTCACGGCTGCAACGCTCCTTATCTCTCAAAAAGAAGGGATCAAAGCGTCGCAGAAAAGCGGTTAAGCGAGTTGCCAAGGCACATCAAAAAGTTGCCAATCAACGCCAAGATTTTCATTACAAGAGAGCTAAAAAGCTGTTAAGCAAAGGAAAGCATATTGGGCATGAAGCGCTCAATATTAAAGGCATTGCCAGAACTCGCATGGCAAAGTCTACTCATGATGCTGGGTGGGGT